The Planctomycetota bacterium genome segment GATATAGCGGCTGATCTGCAAAGGTGTCAACGCATCGCCACCCGGCGCAGCTGCCCCAGGTTGGGTTTCCGGCGTCGACGAATGTTGTCATAGCTTAATTTCGACCGAAGTTACGGCTTAATTCGAGCGTACGCCCGGTCGGTTCGGTTGCGTAATCTAGCGAAGCCTCCGCCCCCACTTGTTAGGGCTGGCCGGGTGTCGACAGCGGGCCTCAATGACTCGCCTTGGCGCTGTTCGAGAGCCGCCGATCGCGAACCGCCGTCAATGCTAGCAGATCGCGACCTGGAATGCGTCGTAAAATCATGCTCCGCCGCATCTTGCCAGCTTTGGGGCTAATGGGCTAAAATCGTGGTTTCGCGCCGGCCAGCTATCAGCAGTCTGGATCAGCATACCGGCGCATGCCTGCCCCCGTGGCAGGCTGGGTATCGTTCTTCCCCCCAACAGGCCCCTCGCGGGGTCGGTCCATGTTCGAGTCGTTGCAGGAAAACCTGAGTGATGCGATCCGCCGCCTCAGTGGCAAGGCGGTCCTCACCGAAGCGAACATGCGCGAAGGGCTGGCGCTCGTCGAGCGCTCGTTGCTCGAAGCCGACGTCAGCTACCAGGTCGTCAAGGACTTCATGGCCCGAGTGTCGCAAGACGCGGTGGGCGAGAAAGTCCTCAAGTCGCTGAACCCTGGCCACCAGGTGGTCCAGTCGGTCTATCGCGAGCTGGTCGATCTGATGGGTCCGGTCGATCACTCGCTGCACCTCAAGCCGACCACCACGGTGTTGATGATGTGCGGCTTGCAGGGTGCCGGCAAGACGACCACGTGCGGCAAGCTGGCGCGGATGATTCGCGACCGCGGCCGCAAGCCGATGCTGGTCGCCGCCGACTTGCAGCGCCCCGCCGCTATCGAACAGTTGAAGAACCTGGGCGCGCAGCTGGGCATTCCCGTCTATAGCGAGACCGGCGCGACCGATCCCGTGGCCGTCTGCCAGAACGCCGTCAAGCAAGCGACGGCCGACGGCGTGCAAGTGGTTATTCTCGATACCGCCGGCCGGTTGCACATCGACGACGAGTTGATGGAGCAACTCAAGAAGATTGACCGCCGGGTCGAACCCGGGCAGGTCTACCTGGTGGTCGACGCCATGACCGGCCAGGACGCGGTGAACAGCGCCAAGGCGTTCAACGAAGCGCTCGAGTTGGACGGCGTCATCATGACCAAGCTTGACGGCGACACGCGCGGCGGCGCGGCGTTGAGCGTCAAGGCGGTGACTGGCGTGCCGATCAAGTTTGTCGGCACCGGTGAGCACCTGGACTCGCTCGAGGAGTTCCATCCCGATCGGATGGCGGGGCGCATTCTGGGCCAGGGGGACATCCTGACCCTGGTCGAGCAGGCCCAGCAGAAGTTTGATCAGGACGAAATGGCCCGCCAGCAAGAAGCGATGGCCAAGGGGCAGTTCACGCTCGAACATTTCCGCCAGATGATGGACCAGACCAGCAAGCTGGGCCCGCTGAACAAGATTATTGGCATGATTCCCGGCATGGGCGCGATGAAGAACATGCTGGGAGACGTCGACACCGACAAGCAATTCCGCCGCCTGCGCGGGATCATCGACTCGATGACCCCCGAAGAGCGCCGCAACCCGACCAAGTCGATCGACCAGAGCCGCCGTCGCCGCATCGCCTCGGGCGCCGGGGTCGAGCCCGCCGAGGTCAACGATCTGGTCAAGCAGTACGACGTGATGGCCGGACAGATGAAGGCCATGATGTCGATGGGCATGGGCGGCAAGATGAAAGCCATGCGCGAGATGCAATCGCAGATGATGGCCTCGCCCACCGGCGGACTGGCCAAGCAAAAGGTCGGCACCGGCAAGCGGCTGACCACCGACGAACGCAAGAAGATGCAAAAACAACGTGAGAAAGAACTGCGCAAGTGGAAGCGCGACCAGCGAGGCAATAAACCCTAGCGCTGCAACCAGTAACCCTTGAGATTATCAGTACGCCGCGAACGACGTGCTGACCCTGAAAACCCCAGCCAGAGACCCGAGTAGTTCAGGAGAATCGTGTGCCAGTAGTCATTCGTATGAAGCAGATGGGACGGAAGCACCGTCAGTTTTTCCGCATTTGCGCCGCCAACTCGCGCAGCCCGCGCGACGGCCGCGTGATCGAGGAATTGGGCACCTATGACCCGGAGATTCCCGAGGTCGATGCCCGCGTGAATTGGAACGCCGAACGGGTGGCGTATTGGTTGAGCGTTGGCGCGCAGCCCAGCGTGAATATCAAGACGTTCATCAAGAAGTACGGCCAGCAAGGAACGCACCTCAAGGAGCAAGAGGCCGCTCGCCAGAAGCTGTCGCTGCCCAAGGTCGTGGGCCCCGCGCCGGCTCCGGTGTTCGTGCCAAGCAAAAAGTCCGAAGCAGCTCCGGCCGCCGAAGCTGCGCCCGAAGCACCTGCCCAGGAAGCCGAAGCCAGCGCCGAGAACGCCTAGTCCCGTTCTTGTCGCCGGACCGCAACCGCCATGCGATTCGATGTGCTGACCCTGTTTCCCGAAATGTTCTCGGGCTATGTGGGCCAAAGCATTTTGAAGCGGGCGATTGACCGCGGCTTGGTCGACGTGCGACTGCACGACCTGCGACGCTGGTCGCGCGACGAAAAGCACCACAAGGTGGACGACCGCCCGTACGGCGGCGGCCCCGGCATGGTGCTGCAAGTCGAGCCGGTGGTCGACGCGGTCGAGGCGGTGCGATCCGAAGGGCCCGAGCCCGGCGGCCTGATCATGCTGTCCCCCCAGGGGCGGCGGCTCGATCAGCGGTTGGTCGAGGAGTTGGCCGCGCGGCGGCGATTGGTGCTGATGTGTGGTCGCTATGAGGGGTTCGACGAACGCGTCAAACTGGTTTTGCAGCCTGAAGAGATTTCGATCGGCGACTATGTGCTGGGCGGTGGGGAAGTCGCCGCGATGGTTTTGATAGATGCCGTGGCCCGACTGGTCCCCGGCGCCTTAGGAGACGAACAAAGCAGCCGCGAAGACTCGTTCACGGGGGACGACCGGCTGCTGGAATTTGCCCAATACACCCGGCCTCGCGTGTACCGAGGTCACGAAGTGCCTGCCGTACTACTGAGTGGCGACCACGAAGCCATCGCACGCTGGCGGCAAGAACAACGCTTGGAACGAACGCGCCGCCGGCGCAATGAGCACGAAAAGGATTCACGATCATGAGCCAGAAAATTCTCGAACTCGTCGAACAAAGCAGCCTCCGCGCGGACGTCCCGTCGTTTAACGTCGGCGACACCGTGGACGTTCACTTCCGCATTCTCGAAGGCGAGAAGGAACGCATCCAGATTTTCGGCGGCACCGTCATCGCCAAGAGCGGCTCGGGCTCGCGCGAAATGTTCGTCGTCCGCCGCATCGTCCAAGGCGAAGGGGTCGAGCGCAAGTTCCCGATTCACTCGCCCCGCATCGCCAAGGTGGAAGTCAAGCGCTCGGGCATTGTCCGCCGCGCCAAGCTGTACTTCCTCCGCGATCGCGTCGGCAAGGCAGTCCGTCTGCGCGAGCGCCGCAACGAAGCCACGACTGAGAAGTAATCGCCCGCATGGATCGTTGCTTGGCGCGTTAGCGCCGCGCAACGATCGAGCCCGCCGGCCAAGCGATAAACACCCCGCCCTTCCAGGGAGGGGCAGGGGGGAGGGTGACGAGCGTCAATCTCGCGCAACCGCGCGCTCAGCCATCGGCACAAAGCGCTAGCGCGCTATATTCGGCGCGCACCCCATGAGCCCGCCGTCCCCCGACACTGTCTGCGCGTTGCTCACCGGCTCGGGTCGCGGGGCCATCGCCACGGTCGCCGTCCAAGGGCCACAAGCCGCCGAGGTTGTCGCCTCGCGTTTCCTGCCGCTGGCCCGTCGGCCTTGGCTCGGCGAACCGGTCGGCCGCGTCTCGGTCGGCCACTGGGGGAGCCGCGAGGGGGAAGAACTCGTCGTCTGTCGCCGGGCCTGCGACCTGGTCGAGATTCACGGCCACGGCGGGGCGCTCGCTTCGGCGACGATTATCAATTCGCTTGTCGCGGCCGGCTGTCGCTCGATCAGCGCCGTCGAATGGCTCGCCCGGCAACCATTGGTGCCGATCGAGCGCGCCGCGACGCTGGCCCTTTCGCGCGCTCCGACGCGCCGCGCCGCCGGTATCTTGCTCGATCAGCAACAAGGTGCCCTAAGCCAAGCGCTGCGGCAAATCGTGGCGCTGATTGGCGCGCGTCAAACGACCGCGGCCGCGCAACAGATCGCGGTGCTGTTGGCTTTTCAACAATTGGGCCTTCATCTGGTCGAGCCGTTTCGCGTGGTGCTGGCTGGGCCGCCCAATGCAGGCAAGAGTAGTCTGCTGAACGCCTTGGTCGGCCACCAGCGGGCGATCGTTTCGCCCACGCCCGGCACCACGCGCGACGCGGTAACCTCGCTGACGGCCATCGACGGTTGGCCGGTCGAACTGGTCGACACGGCCGGCCTGCGCACCAGCGACGACACGCTCGAACAAGCCGGCATGTCGCTGAGCCAAAGCAATCTGGATACGGCCGACCTGCGCGTGCTGGTCTTCGACCGCTCGCGGCCCTGGACCTCGGACGACGCAGTCCTGGCAACGGCCTGGCCCGACGCAGTGGTGGTGATGAACAAGTCCGACCTGCCGGCCGACCCGCAACCGCGCCTGCGGGGAATCGACGTCAGCGCCCGAACGGGCGCGGAGCTCGACACACTGATCGCGACGCTAGCAGCGAGGCTCGTCCTAGCGCCTCCTGCGGTTGGCGCTGCCGTGCCGTTCACGGCCGAGCAGTTCGCCGCGATTGGCGCTGTCGCTACCGCGCTCGAACGTGACGATTTTCAGCAGGCCGTTACCGTGATCGAGCAGTTGCTAGCGGACAGTTGATCCGCCAGCCCCCCGCGCGGCAAGCGATTCGTATTTACGCGCCGAACCCTTTACGGCATATTTCCTTTCCGTCGCGGCCGGTGTCTGGCACGAGCCGGCTTGCGAACCGTTGGGCGATGGATCGCTCGGCAGGTAGCGACTCGTAGAGCAAGGGACTGCACCGATGCCGCGCTCTGGCGCAAGCGCAATCACGCTCGTCACCGCGCTGGTCTGGGCCTGCCTGGTCGCCGGCACAAGCGCGCAACCGCCGCAGGTCGAGCCGCTGCCTCCATTTTCGCCGAGCGCGCCTCCTGCCGCGCCCGTCGCCACGTTATCTCCGCCGACGGCACTACCTCCAGTTGCTCCCGCGCCGCTCGCTCCGCCAGCCCCTGTAACGGTCACAGCACCGGCGACCGTCAGCGCACCGACTTCGACAAACCTCACCGCAACCGAAACGCCGGTTGAGTTGATGCCGGTCACGTTTCATGGCGTGGTGCTGGGCACCGCCACAACGGACGTGGTGAGCCGACTGTGGGGCGCACCGGTGCGGACCACGCGCAGCGGCACCGCAACGCTGAACACCTACAACGTCGCGCCGTTCGAGCGCATCGAAGTCACCTTCGTCGGCGGCAAGGCGTTGTCGATCGCGATCTACCTAAAGCAAGTTTTCGCTCCCGAAGTCCTCGCCCAGCAGTTCGAGCTGTTGAAGCTCGAACCGGTCGAGGTCAGCGACGAGCATGGCAAGCCCGTCGGCATCGCGTACCCCGAGCGAGGCGTCGCCCTGGCGCTGGCCACCGAAGTGGCGGGCCGACAGGTGGGACGTATTGTGCTCGATTGCATTGACGCCGATCCGTTCGTGCTGCGGGCCGAGTCACGACTAGCGACCAATCTGACCGGCTGCTTCGAGGATTTGACCACGGCGCTTCGGCTGGAACCAAATCATGCCCAGGGGCTCGTGCTGCAATGCCTGGCGCTCGATCGGGCGGGGCGCTATCAGGAACTTGCTGAAACGGCCCCCAAGGCGCTGGCGGTTTCGCCCGACGCGGTGCCGATCTATTTGCAGTTGGCCCGCGCGCAAGCCCGCTTGAATCACTACCAGCCGGCGCTGAACACCGTGCAACAAGCGCTCGCCAAAGTCGCCGAACAACCCGAGCAACATGCCGCGGCGCTGGTCACGCTGGCCGACATCATCGCCGATGGGCCGAAGCACGATTATCCGCTGGCGCTTGACTATCGAATGCAAGCGATCGCTCGGGCCGAGCCGTTCCTGGCCGATCAGCGCGTGGCCGTACGCCGCGTCGCGCACCAGGCCACGCTCAACGCCTTCCTGGGGGCGGCCAACGACATCGCCCGCGGCTCTTGGAAAAACAAAGCCGAGACGGTCAATCGCTGGCTCGAACGGGCGTATCAACTGGCCAACCAGTCGACCGCGCCGGCCGAGTTGACCGCCGATCGGATCATTTATTGCTGCCGCTCGCTGGCGGCGTGCGCGGCGCTGCAAGGGCAGCTCAATCCCCAGCCGTGGGTCGATGGACTGCTGGTCGAAGGGCGCAAACGCCAGGCGCAGGTCCACGACCCGTTGCTGGCCCACCGGCAAGCGTGCGAACTGGGCGTGGCCATGTGCGACGCGATGCAAGCCTTTCAGTACCGAGGCGATCGTGAAGCGGCGCTTCGCGCGGGTGGCACGGCGGTCAGCCTGTTGCAACCTGTCGCCGCGGCGCATGACGAGTTGAGCGCGATGGCCCGGGTTTACTTCCGGCTGGGCTCGATCCACGCCTTGTCCACGAACGATCACACCCAGGCGGTCGCCTGGTACGACAAAGCAGGCGAGGTCTTCGCGCGCTTGGACGAGGCCAGCGCGCCCGAGGCGGCGCTCGCCCAGGGCGAGTCGCTGATCAGCATGGGCGTCTCCTACTGGGCGGTCGGCCAGCAACAGCGCGCCGAGGAACTGACCCAGCGGGGCGTGCAAATGATCGAGGGGGTCGTCGCCGATGGCCATGCCAGCCGCCAAGCGCTGAGCGTCCCCTACGCGAATCTGGCGGCGATTCACCGCCATTTGGGCCGCGACGAGTCGGCCCGCAACTACACCGAAATGGCGGCCAAGATCAAGGCCGAGTCGGTGCGCTAACCGGCGTCTGCCGCACGCTTTGCGAACGTGCGTTCGGCTATTCGCCCCTCTTCCGCTGGGGTTCGTTGACGGTCGGGCCGGCGTCCCTATAATTCCGACATCGCGCCACCAGAGTTTACGCATTTCAAGTAACTGGTCGGCATTGCGCGGCGGATTGGCCGATGGTGACTACTGAACCATTGCCCACGCGCCAGCGTAGTTATCGGCGAGGAATTAACCCGCGAGGAGATCGGCGATCATGGCTGCCAATGTTATCGAGCTGACCGACCAGAACTTTCAAACCGAGGTGCTGCAGTCGTCAGAGCCGGTGCTGGTCGATTTCTGGGCGCCGTGGTGCGGACCTTGCCGCATGATCGCTCCGTTGATCGAAGAGCTGGCCACCCAATACCAGGGCTCGGTCAAGGTCGGCAAGGTGAACGTCGACGACAATCCGTCGGCCGCCAACAGCTACGGCGTGCAGAGCATTCCCACGCTGATGGTGTTCAAGGGCGGCGACGTGGTCGAGCGGTTCGTGGGCGTGCAGCCCAAGGCCCGCATCCAAGCCGCGCTGGACGAAGCCAAGGTCTAAGCGCTTCGGCTTGGGCCAACACGGCCACCCAATCGAATCTGGCGCGCCGGCTCCTACATCTTCATCTTCGGGTGCCATGCTCAAGGCCTTAAGCCTTGAGCATGCCGGTACACGCTTCGCACGCTCAAGCCTTCCGAGGCTGGCGAATCGAAAAAGGTGTCAGGAACCGTTTTCTTGACGGACACGTTGCTTCTCGCTAGCCTGACGGCATGGGACGTCCCTTACGAGCAGAATCGAAAAAGGTGTCAGGAACCGTTTTCTTGACGGACACGTTGCTTCTCGCTAGCCTGACGGCATGGGACGTCCCTTACGAGCAGCCGAAGGCGGATACGTTTATCACGTGCTCAATCGCGCCAATGCGCGGATGACGATCTTCGACGACGAGGCCGATTACGAAGCCTTCGAAAAGGCGCTCTGGGAGGCGGTCGAACGCACGAAGACGCGGCTGCTTTCCTATTGCGTGATGCCGAACCACTGGCACCTGGTCGTCTGGCCGCGCCAGGACGGAGAACTGTCGCGGTTCGTTGGCTGGCTGACGCTGACCCACACCCAGCGTTGGCACGCTCACCGCCGCTCGACCGGCTCGGGCCATTTGTACCAGGGGCGATTCAAGTCGTTTCCGATCCAGGAGGACGACCATCTTTACACGGCCGGTCGCTACGTCGAGCGCAACGCGCTGCGAGCGCGATTGGTCCGTCGCGCCGAGGATTGGCGTTGGTGCAGCTTGTTTCGCTGGCTGCGTGGATCGGCGGAGGACAAGGCGCTACTGGCATCCTGGCCAGTGCCTCGCAAGGCGAGTTGGACCGAGTATGTGAACGCTCCTCAGACCGAGGCCGAACTGCTGGCGATTCGTCGCAGCGTGAGCCGCGGCAATCCGCTGGGTGACGAGTCATGGAGCGATCGTGCCGTCCGGCGACTGGGCTTGGAATCGACCCTGCGTGCCCAGGGCAGGCCCAAGAAAATGGAATTCGGTTCCTGACACCTTTTTTCCCTCGAACCGTCGACGATGAACAGCCGATGCCCCAGCCAGCGGCCCGTCTCGCGGACGCATTCGGCCATCCGCGCGGTCGATTGTGTCAACAGCGTTTGCAACGCCTCGCACCGCAGTCGACCGCGGGCCTCGCAATAGGCCGAGCCGGTCACGTCACGCTGGGCCAGACGCGGCACGGCGTTGCAGGCCACGTTGCCCCACAGCACTTGCAACAGAAATAACTTCACCGTGACGACTGGATCGAGCTTGCGATCCCGCCACGTGTGCCCCGCCGCGACGCACGCGCGACGAATCGCCGCGTCGTCCAATTCCGCTTGCCAACTTTGTTTCAACCGCTCGACCGCGCCGCTGATGACACCGAACATGCTCGCGCCTCCGAACGAACCGTGATGACGACCCGTTCGTTCTACGCAGCCAACACAAAACCTCGCGATGGCTTTGACGCGACAGCAACGCTTAGCCGTTGCCACTCAAGAAACTGCGGCTATCTTGATGCCATTCGTGTCAGGAACCGTTTCGGTGACGAAACGATAAAAAGCTCCTGGCATCTTCCTCTTCTAACATCTTCCCCCTTCGCGGTACACGCTTCGCACGCTCACGCCTTAGGGGCTTGAGCGTGGCACCCAATCGGTTTCTCGACGCAAGCCAAAACGCTTGCTATCGATGCTCGCATGCGCGCGACCACGACAGCTTGCTGGCACGCGAAACTTCATTCCGGGAAAACGGCGTAAACTTTTCCGGCGCGGGCTCCGATAAACAGGCACGACACGTTGCGCGCCAGACTGTTTCCGGGGGGTAACAGTTGGCGACCTGTCCCAAACGGGTTGTGCCTGTATGAATACCTCCCACGATGCGCCTCGCGAACCAGCCGACGCCACGTCCGCCGAGGCGTCGGGCTCGGCCGTACGAATCGACGCGCCGCACGCCCTGTCCAGCGCGCTGCCGCTGGCCGAAGCGGTCGAACGGGCCAGCCACCGCGCGCTGGCCATTCACTATGCCGAAGGGGCCGACGCTGCCGACGGCGCAGCGAGCGAGCTGGCCGCCGTCGAAGCCGACACGCCGACCTGCAACGAGATGGCCCAATTGCGACTGCATGCCCGGCAGATCGCCGAGCTGCTCCGAGCGCGCCAAGACGAAATCGATCATCGCCAGTCCCAGCTCAACAGCCAGTCGGCCTCGTACGACAACCAGATGCGCGCGGCGCAGCTCTGGTTCGACAGCCGGCAACAAGAGCTGAACGACCGACTGCAACAGTTAGCCGAGCAAGAGGCCCAGCTTCCCGCGCGCGAAGCCGCGCTGGCCGAGCGCGAGCAAGCCCTGGCTGCCCGTAGCGAGCAACACGACGAACGCGAACGTCGCATCAAGGGTCACGCTCACGACACCGCCGAGCAAGCCGCCCAGATGTACGTCCGCGAAACCGAATTGAAGGCCCGCGAGAATGCCTTTGCCGATCGCGAACAGGCGCTCGCGGCCCTGACCCATTCGCTTGTCGAACGCGACGAGGCGCTTTGCCAGCGCGAGAATAACCTGGTCCAGCGGAAAATGCCTGCCGAAGAGCCCCAGGTCGACAGCGCGACACTCGCCGCCGTGGCCGAACGGGAAGCTGTCCTGGTCGCGCGCGAAGAAGAGCTGGCCAGCCGCGAGCAAACACTGGCCCGCTGGCAGGACGATCTGGCCGCGCGCAACGACGACTTGACCGATCAGCTTGAACGGCTGTCGCAGCGGATGGCTCAGTACGTCGCCCAGGTCGAAGCCGACGCCGGCTTGGCCGAGTTTGCCGACTCGTCCGAAGTCAGCGGCATTGGATTGGCCGAGTTGCAACAACGACTGGAAGCGGCGTTTGCCTTGCAGCAAATGCAGCGCGAGCAACGACTGATCGAACGCGAGCAAGGACTCGCGACCACGCGCGACGAACAGCACGAGCAAATCGCGGACGCCCTGGCCGCGCAGCGGGCGACGCTCGAAAACGAATGGCTCGAGCGGCAGGCGGCTTTCGAAGCCGAACGCCAGCAACAAGCCGTCGCCATGACCCAGTTGATGCAGACACTCGACGCCGAGCAGGGACGGCTGCAATCTCTGAGCGAGACGATCCAAGCGCGCGAAGCCGAACTGACCGAAACGGCCCGCCGATTGTCGGCCCAGGAAGAACACCTGCACGACTCGCGGGCAGCGATCCAGCAGGACTACGAACAGCTTGCCGATCGCGAAGGCACGCTGGCCGCCGAGCGGGTCGCGCTAGCCGAGCGGCAGCACGTGCCATCACTCGAAGAGCAAGCACGCGGCCTGGAACTGGACCAGCGGCTGGCGCAAATCGAACAGACCGAAGCCGACCTGCGCCACCGCGACGAGGCCTTGGAAGCGCGCGAGGAACAACTGGCCGAGTCGGAACGGCTGTTGGCCGAAGCTCAGACGCAATGGCGGCAGCAGGCCAATGCCCTGGAAGAGCAACGCCGCCGGGGCGAGGCGGAACTGCGCAACTGGCGTCGCCAATTGGCCGATGAACAGCGGACGCAACTGGCCTTGCTGGGCGAACGTCAAAGCGAGTTGGAGCGCCGCGCCGAACAACTCGATCACCGCCAGGCCGCCGTGGCGCAGGCCCAATCGGACGTGGCCACCTTGCACCGCGAAACACTGGAACTACGGCTATCGACCGAGGAGATGTGGGCTCAGCTTACCGGCGCGGTCCCGCCGGACGTGCTCGGGCAAACCCTCGGCGAGACGCGGCGGCGGCTGGCCGATCATTATCGCGCGGCAACGGCCGAACTCGACACGCGCCAGGCGGAACTGCAGCGGCTGCGTGCCGAGCTAGGAGCGCAACACGATCGTCTGCGTCGCCAGGCGGCCGAGATGGAAACCTGGGTGACGCAGCGCCGGCAGGAGCTCGACAACATCTCGGGCGAGCTATCGGCTCGCGAGACGGCGCTGGCCGAGCGGAGCCAGGAGCAACTGCGACAGCAAGAGCAACTGGCCGAGCAGCGGTTCCGCTGGCAGCAAGAGCTGCGGCGCTGGGCGCTCGACACGGCGACGACCATGCCGGCGGGGCCGCACCTGGTGCGACGTCTGGCCGGGGTGGAGAGCGCGACGCGGGTGGCGGCGTCGTAACGATACCAGCGGCCTCTACAAATCGCCGGTGCGGCTGCGCAAATCGGCGCCGGCCCGTTGCAGATGGTCCATCTGGTTCAACGTCATCAGCCGGAACTGCACGCCCCATTCGACCATGCTGATCGAGCCGTTGTAGAGCATGAACGGGTTGCGCTCGGCGGGCACTTCGAGGCAAGCTTTGATGGCCGCGGTCAGGATGCCGCCGTGGGCCACGACCACGACCGCTTCGTAGCCCGTCTCGCGGATCGCCTCCAAAGCCGCGCTGCCGCGTTGCATCAAATCGCGGCGTGACTCCCCCTGGGGAATGCGATAATCGGGCTGCTGTGACCGCCAGGCTTGCCCCGCGGCCGGAAAGCGCTCGGCGATCTCGGACCAGAGCAGGCCCTGGAAGACACCAGCGTTGAGCTCGCGCAACCGTTCGTCGGCCACAATCGGCAGGCCGAGCGCCGCGGCGACGGGCCGGGCCGTGTCGTAGGCGCGGCGCAGCGGGCTCGCGTAGAGGGCCTGAATCTCGCGTCCTTGGAACTCGGCGGCCACGGCCCGGGCTTGTTGATGCCCCAACTCGGAAAGAGGAACGTCAAGCTGCCCTTGGATGCGACCTTCGGCATTGAAGGCGCTTTCACCGTGGCGAATCAAATAGAGAATCATGCCGCAGGCTTACTCAGGAACCACGATCGGCTCGGTCGAAGGCGTCGCGCGATGAAAGAACAGGGCTACATGTGACGCGCGAGCCCTTGGCCCTGCCGCTAAACGGCTTAACGACTTAGCGACGACGCCACGCTTACTCTTCAAACCACTTCCAGCTCATCTTGGCCGACATTTCGCGCTCGGCCGATTGAGCCCACGGCGTGCCGGCATAATCCTTGACGATGTGGTTCAAATAGTCGCGCGACTTGGACGCCATTTTGTCCAACACGCTGACGTTCATCGGATCGTCCACTTGCTTGAGCACCCAAAAATGGTGATTCGGATCCTGGAACTTGCGGCCGCCTTTCATTTGACCGGTCATTTCCAGAAAACCCTGGTGGCGCGATTTGGCCGCCGCGGCGCGGGCATAGGCCAGCTCGAACGCCACGCGCCAGCGTTTATCGCCCGGGGCAGTCAGCTTGGCCAGGTCCGGCTCGCCCGGCTTCAGCGCGTCGATGTATGAGTCGACGCCCATCATCACCTTGGCGACCGGCTTCTGGGCCGCGTCCAACGCACGATTGCGCCGCACTTCGTCGGAATTGTCAAAACTGGTGGAAAAGTTGTGCAACACCTCGGCTCGCGACAACTGGGCCGCCTTGATCAGCGAGCTGCGAGCCTTGTTCGATTCGACCTGCTTCTGGTACTCGGCTTCCGAGACATATTGCGGTTCAAAACCCTTGAGCGGCGAGCCACCGTGCGTGAGCACGAAGTAATTGCCGTCGGTTTCGCGGCACAGGCGAGCCAGATGATACGGCCCGATGCCGGTTTCGATACTCGACGGGTCGAACATTCCGCCGGGGGAATCGAGGTGAATCCAGTCGACATCGTGCGAGTCGGGGCCTTGCATCACGCGCACTTCGCCCGGCTTGGGTTCCCCCTCGGCCAACCGGTTGAACCCTTCGACGGTGCCGAACAGAGCCGATGGCCCCACGACCTGCACGGGAATGCCGTACGGAGTGAGCTTGGGCAGCACTTCGTCAATCGTCAGCCGGTCATTGCCGACCTCGTCGGTTACTACCACCAGCGTGACGAAGCGGCCTTTCTTTTTACGATAGTCGATGATCTTGTCAGTGGCGGCTTTGATGGCCCCGAACGTGTTCTCGACAAAGCCATCATCGGTCGAGATGTTGCCGACCGCTTTTTGGACATTGTCGGCGTTGGCTTCGGGGGACTCGGTGATGAAGTTGAAATCAGCGCCGAACTGGCCCACCATCGTCAACAATGTGGCGTCGCCCCCTTCGCCGGTCGGGTTCAGACGCTTG includes the following:
- a CDS encoding VWA domain-containing protein, translated to MSTSYPRRPVRKRTDLMTILLMLVSVVALPVVGLVGWKMYKSGGVLAIGKKPPVESVAHQPAHGSGTRTGGKGSKPGGNEMAMNDLPEQEQKTFQLGGSDEVPSGADDYTGQGNGTGRRSRRQRGFAEGADFRAGGNGGGGGRMSMGHSMSDVPKALQGVESVLGDALAIPKKVLVVWLFDRTASCQSLRQEVANQLPAMYKRLNPTGEGGDATLLTMVGQFGADFNFITESPEANADNVQKAVGNISTDDGFVENTFGAIKAATDKIIDYRKKKGRFVTLVVVTDEVGNDRLTIDEVLPKLTPYGIPVQVVGPSALFGTVEGFNRLAEGEPKPGEVRVMQGPDSHDVDWIHLDSPGGMFDPSSIETGIGPYHLARLCRETDGNYFVLTHGGSPLKGFEPQYVSEAEYQKQVESNKARSSLIKAAQLSRAEVLHNFSTSFDNSDEVRRNRALDAAQKPVAKVMMGVDSYIDALKPGEPDLAKLTAPGDKRWRVAFELAYARAAAAKSRHQGFLEMTGQMKGGRKFQDPNHHFWVLKQVDDPMNVSVLDKMASKSRDYLNHIVKDYAGTPWAQSAEREMSAKMSWKWFEE